The Festucalex cinctus isolate MCC-2025b chromosome 6, RoL_Fcin_1.0, whole genome shotgun sequence genomic sequence TAATTGTGTCCTCAGCACATCATAAAGACACCTCAGTcaaattatattaaatatttcattttattttcaagagCAATGCGCAGTTTGCAAACAAATGTAAACAGGGATATGATATTTGCCAATGTCTGGCAGGAACTCTACAAAAGCTTTGAGACTTAAAACCAAAGTATTTTGTTCCAAGGGCATGTTGTAAATGTCACAGATAGAattgtttttgcaaaaaatattttcacacaaCTGGCAAGGCATTTCACAGGTGGTGCTAAAATCACACACAACGATCCATACATGATTACGACTTTCCAGCTACTGGATGgaataataccaaaataaaagatttTGTGCCTGATCCGATTAACAGTGGGGGAAAATGTTTTAGTGCATCGcttcaaataaaatgtactaGAATTATCTGTGCACTACAGCGTGCCCTTCAAGTTTATCTATACAAGCATAAAATTTTCAACTAAAGATACTGATCTCTAAATTGTTAAATATAAAGACACAAAAGTCAATGCTCAGATGAAATATTTTACAGCAACCTATGAGGTCCCCTTCCTCCACCCAGCGTGGCATTTCCTCCGCCTGAACTCTTAGCAAGCAGAAAAATTCAACAGGGAAGTTTGCGTCCTATATGTTcttgaaaacaaaggacatgagaGCTGACAGTCCAGATCCTGTACACTGCCTTTACTCTTGACAGGTCGATGAATTGATAGCGAGGAGAGAGCTGAGGTCACACATGATAGGCTGCCAGGCAATGTTTGAAACAAGGgaaagaatgacgaatattttgaAACATCCAGTGAGAACAAAAATAATGCACAAAGCACTGGAGATACATCTGAAAGACGAGGAGGAGCACCGGatgtgcttgtttgtttgtgtcggAGGGATGAAAGATGCAAATGAGGCAGCCAGAGTGACTGGAGGCTACCAGAAGATTGTAGGGACGTTCTGTCCTTCTCATGGCGCTTCCACATCGTCCTCGTCGGGGAAGATGGAGACGGCGGGTGTCGACGTCACCTCAGTCTTTCCGTACCCTTCTCTTCCTCACGGCTTGCTTGTTGCCCTCGACGGCGTCGCTGCCTTCATCTGGCTGGAAGGGAGGACACCGTCAGCAAAATGAGACGGCGTCGGTGATTATGTACACTACGAATGCGGGCGATGGATCCCAGTGAACCTTTTCTGGGGTACAGACACTTTTTCActtacctcctcctcttctaatGTTCTCTCAGGAGCTTtgctttcctcctcctcttcatcctcctcctccacttcatcctcctcctcctccacttcatcctcctcctcctcttcttcttcttcttcttctccagcATCCTCATTGTCACCATCTCCCCCTGTCTGGTCCCCTATTAGATTTGTACCATCCTTGTCCTCAACCTCTGCTATAGTTAGAAGTTGTGTTTAAGTAAATGGGAAAACCAACATgactttgtgtgtatgtgtgtggtcaCCTGCAGCTGCTTCAACATCCGCAGCCTCGACATCTTTGTCATCCTTGTCTGCTCCAGCTGctgcttcttcctcctcttcctcttcctcctcttcttctacaTTAGCCTGCGACACATCCACTTTCTTGTACACGTAGTCATCCGGTTTCTgtggccaaaaataaataaaattggattaaGATGGTGCAGATAAACATAAAAGCATGACTTAAAAAGCTTCCGGTACCTTCGGCCAGCAGAAGAGAACAACGAGTCCCACGGGCAGACCGACCGTCAGGATGTAGACCCCCCACAGCCATGGGCGCTCCTCTGCTGCAATCATCAGCTGGGAAAAAATCCCAGGCTGGGACCGGAGGACCATTCGGACCCTGGTTAATACGACTGAGCCTGTCGATGCGGATTTGCTGAAGCAAACTTAACACTGACCTCGTTAGCACTGGCCACCAGCTTCTTCAAACCCCAGCTGTCCGAGGCCCAGCGGTCAGCGACTTCCTTGTGGGAGGTGATGATGAAGTTGTCGAAGTAGATGTCGGAAGTCATGGACCACAGTTCTAAGCCCACCGCTTTGAAAGGCGCCATTTTGAACGGCTGCAGGTCCTCAAAATATTCCGGGTTCGGGATTTTACCAGGCTTCCAGGGACCCTTTGGAGAAAATTCACAACGAAATCAAAAATCAACATCTTCAGAGTAAAGCCcgcccacaaaaaaataaagcaagtcGGACACCTTAAAGTTGGGGTTGTCCACCAGCGGGGCCTTCCACTTGCCCTTATACTTGGGATTGTTAATCATGGGTGGCTTCCACGGCCCACACCCTGGAGCATTTTCACAGGCTGGGTTGGGGATCTGCAAGGCCTCCCATTCGCCATCCATCTCCTGATCCCTACATACAGGAGAACTGTCACGCGCCGTAGTTCCTCAGggtaaatgaccaaaaaaataccACGCTGCAATGAAGGGATTGAGCGCTATTGCGAATACCAAAAATCTGTATTTGACCCCCACctgaaaaaagctttttattgtttataggcgccacaagatggcaacaAATGACAACTTACAGTTGATCTCAAATGACGTCacattaatattgtgataattatcgtatcgtgaacttcatattgtgataatatcgtatcgtgatgtttggatattgatACATCCCTACAAAGCAACAGTGACTTCCATAAGCAAATGTGTTCACGATCTACTTGCCAGTCTTCTGGTTTCTCAGCATTGGGATCCGGGATGAATTCAGGTTCCTCGTCCAGCCAGCCCTGCGGCTGCACTGCATCCGGGTCTTCGATCTTAGCAGGTGCATCGTCATCCCTGAACACAAAAGTCACATTAAACACAAATCGACGGTCATTCGGCAACTCTCGGTTTGGCAATTTGCCGTTCAAGTCACCAGTCGTCGGGCTTGACGGCTTCGGGGTCGGGAATCTTGGGCCTCTCGTCCCAGTCCTCCGGCTTGGAGTCGTTGGGATCGTCGATCTCTTTGGGCGGGTTGACCGGAGGGATCACGTCGTTCAGCAGGTTGCCGCGGCTCACACTCAACTGGTCAATGAACATCTCATAGCTGTTGTCCGGGTTTAGGACTAGCAACGGAGGAACGCAGACATGCATTACTGATATTTGCAACTATTTGATGTGGATTATTTTGAGGAGCATactgttgtttgttttcaattctatttcattttatgcTGGGGTTTTGGATAACTATTCCATCTTAGGGGCAtcttcactaagaatgcgctgcgtcccgTAACagtgcgaaatattgcacctcaactgcacccgcagtctgcgcccagttacccacctattcactaaggatattgatctaatcatataccggcacaaacacgcccacaaaacttgctgaaacaaaactgaaacatattctaattagtagatcaacatcttagctgttcacaatgggtaactcctacaagcctctggccaatattatttcggaagcgtccggtccgaatccttcgaatttcccgccctctgtctgcaggatgtgacgtcatgcacgttctcgtcagttgtttcctgtagtcgcgaagacggaactagtacagattttcgctgccccagacacccgctgttactccgcggaaggctgcttaaaaaaaaaaaaatgaaaacaatgtcaagtgccacgaaaaaaaaaaagagagttgagatcggacttggattagaaaagtgattcacagctggctttctttctactccaaaaggtaagaagcgagtatcttgacatttagaaaaaaaaatgtgttttcaaatagcagtaacctcaagatcgatcacttctcggttgtaactattggggtgaaagtgaggtggacggctacatttagcgtgaaaggggcggcaaagttgaatgtaatagaacataatgactttatgaagaacagacgttccattccgcggcgtttcaatcaggctaaatgttgccttattttcctccgtgaaaaaagcctattgtagctacattatgctaacggaatgtgaacggtactactgaatggcgataacattcacggccataatgaagtatataattttagttatctatgtagattcatgccccCCATCCCTGTAAAAGGCCCCCTGGTTTGAcccaaacctgctctgacacattttcctttcttctgacacaagcagacatatgtaggggttttccgaacacgtgagcTACATGTGCTACACGTGAGTGAGCTCGCCAAGACCAGGTGCAAgctataaaaatgtcttgtccgcaagatttatgagcaggaagTTACACGTGAGCTTGCGTAACCATGAAGTTCATACAGAGGTCAGCTTTAAAATAGGCCAAAGGTTGCGGGCCTAAATTTGcgtggagtaacagtgcccccaatggtcacaaaatagtaCTGCACCAAGTTAAACTCCTATCTTGCAGTGCACTCTAGTGGCCAAAGACATTCATGTGAATAATTAGGCTAATATGTAGGAGTGGGCAAAATTTTTAGTGCCCAATAACGTTACTTATcttaagatgttacgcccaaAGAAAAAGGTTTGGGCGTGGTCTAGTAAGGCTATAAAAACCAGTGCATCCCTTTGTTCGACGGATTTCtgatcccttctggccagaatatatgtcttgtttgtatgtctgtgtcaaataaatctttttgtctacagcttgaatctcggcccggcactctgttactttttttcttctagattCTGAGTTGTTAAACTTCTCCTTTAAAGCGAATACAAGCGAAGGCTCTCCTTCCAACACCCGGGATGCATaatatacgatcactcttggagaggacagtcggacaacccccccccccccccccccccccccccaccccccccgacaTATCTCCCCTGAGCGTCGGCCTGGCGGGAGGGCGAAGACGGCCTCCGCCGGGAAGTAAATCTCAGTCCGGCCGTCTGCCTCTCGTCAGATCTGACGAAACAACAATATCACACTAACAtcacatcggaatgaggtcaaattaattgacgtaatttgcacatcgttttggagtacagcacaggactggacttcgaccgactaaagcaatatgatctgcacgtcccgtggacgtcaattgtttagtggggatcgagagtctcattccgtgaagtggccagctttgtataacattataaaacttcttacctctgaaaacatagtttaattggatatgaagggcccagtcttcagtattgaggtcgtgcacgtatgagtgcgcgcagcgtgtacgagcgtgcagtttgttttcggccacaggtggcagtagcaatttgaaattttaaatcttccatatagctgctttaaactGGGTCCaaggctgtaaaaaaaataaaataaaaaggacctATTCTGCCCCATGTGCTTGGGCCCTGCATGCTACCATACCCAAAGTGTAGAGGTGAGTCTTCTTGTCAGTGTAGAACTTCTTGAGGTCCACATCGGCCCGCTTGGCATGCTTCTCCTCCAAATCTTTGTTCAAGGGATTCTTGTGGCGGAAGATGAAGTGCAGCTTGTAGTCCTCGCCGCACTTGTCGGGCCCAAACATGATCGAGTAGGACGTGCGGTCATGGAATTGCTCCTAAAAGCCACAACATGGAGTATTCATTAACAGGTCAAATCCATCAATCCTTGAGATGTTTGTATGAGCCACTGTGCCAATTAGCATGGCGACATGTACGGTACGCACCAGATTGACATTACCAGTGTCCGAAAGGAGTTTAATGTAAGCCCCACCGCAGTCAATGCCATCCTGGAAATTCACTTCAtacctaaaaaaatattagcacacagagacaaagctttttatttccacATATTTTTGACTAGCGTGAATACATTTTGTTCAACTGCCAAAATGTCCCGGCTCTTTTGTGTGTACGAACTGTACGACAAGGGGCTCATCCTGGAAGATGAACGGCTTGTCCAACATGGCGGCGATGGCGTGATGCTTGGCGCGGGTTTTCAGCACCAGGCCTTTGTCTCCTGGAACCTTGTTCTCCTTCAGCTGCTCCACCACCCACTTTCCTGCATTGACCACACACAAGCAGCAAGTCAGCAGGTCCTCTTTTTTAACAACTGCATGCTAtccagatttgtttttttccctggatagcgcaaacacacaaacaaaccatCATATTTGGCGATGTCATCATCTGCATCTTCCTTCACTGTTTTGGACAACTGCCATCTAAGGAGAACACAGACAAACATGATTCAAACTGAAGTCCGTTTTAAGTAAATTGGCAATACTTTtacaggggaagtcaacccaattattttctttacaataatatgttctatgtggccccactagtctaaactagcagtgtgacgatatatcgatatcacgataaatcgttttactttgtctcccgatggattatcgatacgcctgcgcaagtatcgcgatatatgtAGTTATtattcagccactataacggctccattgttcatgacttattgagcaattacttggcgggccactagggggagcacttcATAAGGgtagcggggaaatggacgaagtcttcaggcaaagaagactcatgagcttagtttggACCCGAGCAgccaatctaaagtttttgacatactatatgacgggggcgaggcatcaaatttagacttTAAAAActcttacttaaagaagcattgctggttgtacgtttattctagagctacgaaaattggtacacata encodes the following:
- the clgn gene encoding calmegin isoform X4, with translation MLLSGGTVWCLYSPRQDARMKLDRRWMWRMVLLFFLTLAVVMAQKQSELDQSDDDDEEIGLDEEEMEPLVTEEEEEDVVENKAKQTDQKTAASDKMSFQVTYETPVPTGDVYFSETFDDGSLGRWQLSKTVKEDADDDIAKYDGKWVVEQLKENKVPGDKGLVLKTRAKHHAIAAMLDKPFIFQDEPLVVQYEVNFQDGIDCGGAYIKLLSDTGNVNLEQFHDRTSYSIMFGPDKCGEDYKLHFIFRHKNPLNKDLEEKHAKRADVDLKKFYTDKKTHLYTLVLNPDNSYEMFIDQLSVSRGNLLNDVIPPVNPPKEIDDPNDSKPEDWDERPKIPDPEAVKPDDWDDDAPAKIEDPDAVQPQGWLDEEPEFIPDPNAEKPEDWDQEMDGEWEALQIPNPACENAPGCGPWKPPMINNPKYKGKWKAPLVDNPNFKGPWKPGKIPNPEYFEDLQPFKMAPFKAVGLELWSMTSDIYFDNFIITSHKEVADRWASDSWGLKKLVASANEPGIFSQLMIAAEERPWLWGVYILTVGLPVGLVVLFCWPKKPDDYVYKKVDVSQANVEEEEEEEEEEEAAAGADKDDKDVEAADVEAAAAEVEDKDGTNLIGDQTGGDGDNEDAGEEEEEEEEEEDEVEEEEDEVEEEDEEEEESKAPERTLEEEEMKAATPSRATSKP
- the clgn gene encoding calmegin isoform X2, yielding MLLSGGTVWCLYSPRQDARMKLDRRWMWRMVLLFFLTLAVVMAQKQSELDQSDDDDEEIGLDEEEMEPLVTEEEEEDVVENKAKQTDQKTAASDKMSFQVTYETPVPTGDVYFSETFDDGSLGRWQLSKTVKEDADDDIAKYDGKWVVEQLKENKVPGDKGLVLKTRAKHHAIAAMLDKPFIFQDEPLVVQYEVNFQDGIDCGGAYIKLLSDTGNVNLEQFHDRTSYSIMFGPDKCGEDYKLHFIFRHKNPLNKDLEEKHAKRADVDLKKFYTDKKTHLYTLVLNPDNSYEMFIDQLSVSRGNLLNDVIPPVNPPKEIDDPNDSKPEDWDERPKIPDPEAVKPDDWDDDAPAKIEDPDAVQPQGWLDEEPEFIPDPNAEKPEDWDQEMDGEWEALQIPNPACENAPGCGPWKPPMINNPKYKGKWKAPLVDNPNFKGPWKPGKIPNPEYFEDLQPFKMAPFKAVGLELWSMTSDIYFDNFIITSHKEVADRWASDSWGLKKLVASANEPGIFSQLMIAAEERPWLWGVYILTVGLPVGLVVLFCWPKKPDDYVYKKVDVSQANVEEEEEEEEEEEAAAGADKDDKDVEAADVEAAAEVEDKDGTNLIGDQTGGDGDNEDAGEEEEEEEEEEDEVEEEEDEVEEEDEEEEESKAPERTLEEEEPDEGSDAVEGNKQAVRKRRVRKD
- the clgn gene encoding calmegin isoform X1, translated to MLLSGGTVWCLYSPRQDARMKLDRRWMWRMVLLFFLTLAVVMAQKQSELDQSDDDDEEIGLDEEEMEPLVTEEEEEDVVENKAKQTDQKTAASDKMSFQVTYETPVPTGDVYFSETFDDGSLGRWQLSKTVKEDADDDIAKYDGKWVVEQLKENKVPGDKGLVLKTRAKHHAIAAMLDKPFIFQDEPLVVQYEVNFQDGIDCGGAYIKLLSDTGNVNLEQFHDRTSYSIMFGPDKCGEDYKLHFIFRHKNPLNKDLEEKHAKRADVDLKKFYTDKKTHLYTLVLNPDNSYEMFIDQLSVSRGNLLNDVIPPVNPPKEIDDPNDSKPEDWDERPKIPDPEAVKPDDWDDDAPAKIEDPDAVQPQGWLDEEPEFIPDPNAEKPEDWDQEMDGEWEALQIPNPACENAPGCGPWKPPMINNPKYKGKWKAPLVDNPNFKGPWKPGKIPNPEYFEDLQPFKMAPFKAVGLELWSMTSDIYFDNFIITSHKEVADRWASDSWGLKKLVASANEPGIFSQLMIAAEERPWLWGVYILTVGLPVGLVVLFCWPKKPDDYVYKKVDVSQANVEEEEEEEEEEEAAAGADKDDKDVEAADVEAAAAEVEDKDGTNLIGDQTGGDGDNEDAGEEEEEEEEEEDEVEEEEDEVEEEDEEEEESKAPERTLEEEEPDEGSDAVEGNKQAVRKRRVRKD
- the clgn gene encoding calmegin isoform X3, coding for MGLSQAEDRTHANRHQRMKLDRRWMWRMVLLFFLTLAVVMAQKQSELDQSDDDDEEIGLDEEEMEPLVTEEEEEDVVENKAKQTDQKTAASDKMSFQVTYETPVPTGDVYFSETFDDGSLGRWQLSKTVKEDADDDIAKYDGKWVVEQLKENKVPGDKGLVLKTRAKHHAIAAMLDKPFIFQDEPLVVQYEVNFQDGIDCGGAYIKLLSDTGNVNLEQFHDRTSYSIMFGPDKCGEDYKLHFIFRHKNPLNKDLEEKHAKRADVDLKKFYTDKKTHLYTLVLNPDNSYEMFIDQLSVSRGNLLNDVIPPVNPPKEIDDPNDSKPEDWDERPKIPDPEAVKPDDWDDDAPAKIEDPDAVQPQGWLDEEPEFIPDPNAEKPEDWDQEMDGEWEALQIPNPACENAPGCGPWKPPMINNPKYKGKWKAPLVDNPNFKGPWKPGKIPNPEYFEDLQPFKMAPFKAVGLELWSMTSDIYFDNFIITSHKEVADRWASDSWGLKKLVASANEPGIFSQLMIAAEERPWLWGVYILTVGLPVGLVVLFCWPKKPDDYVYKKVDVSQANVEEEEEEEEEEEAAAGADKDDKDVEAADVEAAAAEVEDKDGTNLIGDQTGGDGDNEDAGEEEEEEEEEEDEVEEEEDEVEEEDEEEEESKAPERTLEEEEPDEGSDAVEGNKQAVRKRRVRKD